One stretch of Rhizobium rhizoryzae DNA includes these proteins:
- a CDS encoding phasin family protein — MLNIEEANRKSKEAVDGVLKSYSEVAKSWQAIATETGEFSRKYMQDATSYFEQLMGVRTIEAALELQTNFAKSSYETAVAQTSKLTELYSDLGKTLAKPFEAAASQSTSVFTKTTL, encoded by the coding sequence ATGTTGAATATCGAAGAAGCCAATCGCAAGAGCAAAGAAGCTGTCGATGGCGTTCTGAAGAGCTATTCCGAAGTCGCTAAGAGCTGGCAGGCGATTGCGACGGAAACGGGCGAGTTTTCGCGCAAATACATGCAGGACGCGACATCCTATTTCGAGCAATTGATGGGTGTTCGCACCATCGAGGCAGCTCTCGAGTTGCAGACCAACTTCGCTAAGTCTTCCTACGAGACTGCTGTGGCGCAAACCAGCAAGTTGACAGAATTGTATTCCGATTTGGGCAAGACTCTCGCCAAGCCATTCGAAGCGGCGGCAAGCCAGTCAACATCCGTTTTCACGAAGACGACCCTGTAA
- a CDS encoding RidA family protein, producing MSAAIETRLKDLGFELPVAAAPAANYVPFTISGNTLYISGQLPMEGGKIAITGLVGAEVDVPTAQRAAELCAINILAQAKAALGGDLSRIRQVLKLNGFIASAPGFAEQHIVMNGASNLIANVLGAPGKHARAAVGMAALPFNAAVEIDAILEIEA from the coding sequence ATGTCCGCAGCCATCGAAACACGGCTCAAGGATTTGGGGTTCGAATTACCCGTAGCAGCCGCGCCAGCTGCGAACTACGTGCCCTTCACGATCAGCGGCAACACTCTCTACATCTCGGGCCAATTGCCCATGGAAGGCGGAAAAATTGCGATAACCGGGCTTGTTGGCGCTGAAGTCGACGTGCCGACAGCCCAGCGCGCGGCTGAACTCTGCGCCATCAACATTCTCGCTCAAGCCAAGGCCGCACTGGGTGGAGATTTAAGCCGTATCCGGCAAGTGCTCAAGCTGAACGGCTTCATCGCCTCCGCGCCTGGCTTCGCTGAACAACATATCGTGATGAACGGCGCCTCAAATCTCATCGCAAATGTGCTCGGTGCTCCGGGCAAACATGCTCGGGCCGCGGTGGGTATGGCCGCTCTGCCCTTCAACGCCGCTGTAGAAATCGACGCCATCCTGGAAATTGAAGCATGA
- the clpA gene encoding ATP-dependent Clp protease ATP-binding subunit ClpA, protein MPTFSPSLEKALHQALTFANERHHEYATLEHLLLALIDDADAAAVMGACNVNLDVLRKTVSDYIDNDLANLVTGYDEDSKPTSGFQRVIQRAVIHVQSSGREEVTGANVLVAIFAERESHAAYFLQEQEMTRYDAVNYISHGIGKRPGSSQVRTPRGAEEGEAESKPGREQEEGSAKKAQDALTAYCVNLNEKAKNGRIDPLIGRHSEVNRTIQVLCRRSKNNPLYVGDPGVGKTAIAEGLAKRIVEGKVPEALADATIFSLDMGTLLAGTRYRGDFEERLKQVVKELEEYPGAVLFIDEIHTVIGAGATSGGAMDASNLLKPALSSGAIRCIGSTTYKEYRQFFEKDRALVRRFQKIDVNEPSIEDAIEIMKGLKPYFEEYHKLRYSNDAIKSAVELSARYISDRKLPDKAIDVIDETGAAQMLLPASKRRKLITEKEIEATVATMARIPPKTVSKDDEAVLANLEKELRSVVYGQDNAIEALATAIKLARAGLREPNKPIGSYVFSGPTGVGKTEVAKQLAASLGVELLRFDMSEYMERHTVSRLLGAPPGYVGFDQGGLLTDQVDQHPHSVVLLDEIEKAHPDIYNILLQVMDHGSLTDHNGKKIDFRNVILIMTTNAGASEMAKAAIGFGSSKRTGEDEEALNRLFTPEFRNRLDATIPFAPLPTEVIHQVVQKFVMQLESQLSERNVTFDLHQDAIAWLAEKGYDERMGARPLSRVIQEHIKKPLANEILFGALRKGGVVEVTVGKKEDGKDGLVLKSIPEAVPVKPKPEAEVEEAAEESGSSKQKTSKAKASTKADTKEKTVKPKLQDGDVITDEPAKPRKGSTVPRVPKKK, encoded by the coding sequence GTGCCAACTTTTTCGCCTAGTCTTGAAAAGGCGCTGCATCAGGCACTGACTTTCGCCAATGAGCGGCACCACGAATATGCGACGCTGGAGCATCTGCTGCTGGCGTTGATCGATGATGCCGATGCGGCGGCCGTTATGGGTGCTTGCAACGTCAACCTCGACGTTCTGCGCAAAACCGTATCCGATTACATCGATAACGATCTCGCAAACCTCGTGACCGGCTATGATGAGGACTCGAAGCCGACTTCCGGCTTCCAGCGGGTCATTCAGCGAGCCGTCATTCACGTGCAGTCCTCCGGCCGTGAAGAAGTGACAGGCGCCAATGTACTGGTCGCGATTTTTGCTGAACGGGAAAGCCATGCCGCATACTTCCTGCAGGAGCAGGAAATGACGCGCTATGACGCGGTCAATTACATCTCTCACGGGATTGGAAAGCGTCCAGGGTCTTCGCAAGTTCGCACGCCTCGCGGCGCCGAAGAGGGCGAAGCCGAATCCAAACCGGGTCGTGAGCAGGAAGAGGGAAGTGCAAAGAAGGCTCAGGATGCTCTGACCGCCTACTGCGTCAACCTGAACGAAAAAGCCAAGAATGGCCGGATTGATCCGTTGATCGGGCGTCATTCGGAAGTGAACCGTACCATCCAGGTTCTGTGCCGCCGCTCCAAGAACAACCCGCTTTACGTGGGTGATCCTGGGGTAGGCAAGACCGCCATTGCCGAAGGTCTGGCTAAGCGTATCGTTGAAGGCAAGGTGCCGGAAGCGCTTGCGGATGCCACAATCTTCTCGCTCGACATGGGCACGCTGTTGGCCGGTACGCGTTATCGCGGTGATTTTGAAGAGAGATTGAAGCAGGTCGTCAAGGAGCTGGAAGAGTATCCGGGTGCCGTGCTCTTCATCGACGAAATCCACACGGTAATCGGAGCCGGTGCGACCTCCGGCGGCGCGATGGATGCTTCTAACCTCCTGAAGCCAGCCCTGTCTTCAGGTGCGATCCGCTGCATCGGTTCGACGACCTACAAGGAATATCGGCAGTTCTTCGAAAAGGATCGCGCACTCGTGCGCCGCTTCCAGAAGATCGACGTGAATGAGCCTTCGATCGAGGACGCGATAGAGATCATGAAGGGCTTGAAGCCCTATTTCGAGGAGTATCACAAGCTCCGCTATTCCAACGATGCGATCAAATCCGCAGTCGAGCTTTCGGCTCGCTACATCTCGGACCGGAAGCTTCCGGACAAGGCGATCGACGTGATCGATGAAACTGGAGCAGCTCAAATGCTGCTTCCGGCATCGAAGCGCCGCAAGCTGATCACGGAAAAGGAGATCGAGGCCACCGTTGCTACGATGGCTCGTATTCCGCCCAAGACCGTATCCAAGGATGACGAGGCGGTTCTTGCCAACCTTGAGAAGGAATTGCGGTCGGTCGTCTATGGTCAGGACAATGCGATCGAGGCGCTTGCAACCGCAATCAAACTTGCGCGGGCGGGCTTGCGCGAGCCGAACAAGCCGATTGGTTCCTATGTCTTTTCCGGCCCGACAGGCGTCGGCAAGACGGAGGTAGCCAAGCAATTGGCGGCGTCTCTGGGCGTGGAACTGCTCCGTTTCGACATGTCGGAATACATGGAGCGCCACACGGTTTCGCGCCTGCTCGGAGCGCCTCCCGGCTATGTCGGTTTCGATCAGGGTGGTCTGTTGACGGACCAGGTCGATCAGCATCCGCATTCGGTCGTGCTGCTGGACGAGATCGAAAAAGCACATCCAGACATCTACAACATCCTATTGCAGGTGATGGATCACGGCTCGCTGACGGATCACAACGGCAAGAAGATCGACTTCCGCAATGTGATCCTGATCATGACGACGAACGCTGGCGCGTCGGAGATGGCGAAAGCGGCGATCGGCTTCGGTTCTTCGAAGCGGACCGGTGAAGACGAGGAGGCTCTCAACCGACTGTTCACGCCGGAATTCCGCAACCGTCTCGATGCGACCATACCGTTTGCGCCGCTGCCAACGGAAGTCATCCATCAGGTCGTCCAGAAGTTCGTCATGCAATTGGAAAGCCAGCTTTCCGAGCGCAATGTCACCTTCGATCTGCATCAGGATGCCATCGCTTGGCTGGCGGAAAAGGGCTACGACGAGCGCATGGGTGCACGGCCACTGTCTCGTGTCATTCAGGAGCATATCAAGAAGCCGCTTGCGAATGAGATCCTGTTCGGTGCGCTTCGCAAGGGTGGTGTCGTTGAGGTCACTGTCGGCAAGAAGGAAGACGGCAAGGATGGTCTGGTTCTCAAGTCCATTCCCGAAGCCGTTCCGGTGAAGCCTAAGCCTGAAGCAGAGGTCGAGGAGGCTGCCGAAGAGAGCGGCTCTTCGAAGCAGAAGACTTCGAAAGCCAAGGCATCCACGAAGGCCGACACGAAGGAAAAGACGGTGAAGCCGAAACTTCAGGATGGAGATGTCATCACTGACGAACCGGCCAAGCCGCGCAAAGGAAGTACGGTGCCACGGGTTCCAAAAAAGAAGTAA
- a CDS encoding glycerophosphodiester phosphodiesterase produces the protein MNADWIKEIPVAHRGYHDQNKKVWENTLSAFSRAVEAGFAIECDIQLSSDSVPMVFHDHTLERLCGIAGDVREKSAAELGLLSVGGTGDKVPRLRQMLDLVKGKVPLVIELKGRTEEDDDGFAEAVLEVLEGYQGKVALMSFDHHLLFALKKAGSPFPVGLTAEGNDPDKFFEHDEAMQAGLDFISYHWAHLPNSFVEAQRSRGIPVITWTVRDENARSHTYTHADQMTFEGFDPRES, from the coding sequence ATGAACGCTGATTGGATCAAGGAGATCCCCGTCGCCCATCGCGGCTATCACGATCAGAACAAGAAGGTCTGGGAGAACACGCTGTCCGCGTTCTCACGGGCAGTGGAAGCCGGTTTCGCCATTGAATGCGATATCCAGCTGTCTTCGGATAGCGTGCCTATGGTCTTTCATGACCACACGCTGGAACGCCTCTGTGGGATTGCGGGAGACGTGCGCGAAAAATCCGCGGCTGAACTCGGCCTGTTGTCCGTCGGCGGAACCGGCGACAAGGTGCCCAGACTGCGCCAGATGCTGGATCTCGTGAAGGGCAAGGTCCCCCTGGTTATCGAGCTGAAGGGTCGCACGGAAGAAGATGACGATGGATTTGCGGAAGCCGTTCTGGAGGTTCTGGAAGGCTATCAGGGCAAAGTGGCTTTGATGAGCTTCGATCATCATCTGCTTTTCGCACTGAAAAAGGCAGGCTCACCCTTCCCTGTCGGCCTGACCGCGGAAGGGAATGATCCGGACAAGTTCTTCGAGCATGATGAAGCCATGCAGGCTGGTCTGGACTTTATTTCCTACCACTGGGCGCACCTGCCGAACAGTTTCGTTGAGGCTCAAAGAAGCCGCGGAATTCCCGTTATCACCTGGACTGTCAGGGATGAAAATGCGCGGTCTCATACCTATACTCATGCAGACCAGATGACATTCGAGGGTTTCGACCCACGAGAAAGCTGA
- a CDS encoding AzlC family ABC transporter permease: MQASPTEYRSNTAWFVTGMRGIISIPAIILMTSFVGFSAFALESGITRAEAVFMTLSVWALPAKMILIGTMASGAPVAASFLAVTLSSIRMMPMVASIMPEMRNERSPTWLLLFLSHFVAITSWVFAMQHMQAVPRDRRLAYFGGFAITLTLLNGVIVGVCYGIVAQFPPIVAGALFMLTPIYFFASIWASARHSVVKLAFIVGVIGGPLMATIEPRFDILYVGIGGGTAAYLIDRYFIRNRTSKSPKAEPREELP; the protein is encoded by the coding sequence ATGCAAGCTTCCCCGACTGAGTACCGCTCCAATACCGCCTGGTTTGTGACTGGCATGCGCGGAATAATTTCCATACCAGCCATAATCCTTATGACGTCTTTCGTCGGATTCAGTGCCTTCGCCCTCGAATCAGGAATTACGCGAGCCGAGGCTGTCTTCATGACACTGTCTGTCTGGGCGTTGCCGGCCAAGATGATCCTGATCGGGACTATGGCAAGCGGTGCACCCGTTGCCGCGAGCTTTCTGGCTGTGACGCTCTCTTCCATCCGTATGATGCCGATGGTTGCCTCCATCATGCCGGAAATGCGCAATGAGCGAAGTCCAACCTGGCTACTTCTGTTTCTGTCGCATTTTGTTGCGATAACCTCGTGGGTCTTTGCCATGCAGCACATGCAAGCTGTACCGCGAGACCGCAGGCTCGCTTATTTCGGAGGTTTCGCGATAACGCTCACGCTGCTGAACGGCGTTATCGTCGGTGTCTGCTATGGAATTGTCGCCCAGTTTCCGCCCATTGTGGCCGGCGCATTGTTCATGCTGACGCCGATCTATTTCTTCGCGTCGATTTGGGCGAGCGCTCGTCATTCTGTCGTGAAGCTCGCCTTTATTGTTGGCGTCATCGGTGGGCCGCTAATGGCGACCATCGAGCCTCGCTTTGATATCTTGTACGTGGGTATTGGTGGAGGAACGGCAGCTTACCTGATTGATCGCTATTTTATCCGCAATCGAACGTCCAAGTCTCCGAAAGCTGAACCGCGGGAGGAGCTGCCATGA
- a CDS encoding AzlD domain-containing protein: MTESWWWVFLVIAVAGWLATDIWRWLGVIVGNRLDEDSEGLQWVRAVATALVMAVTAKLVVFPTGTIADAPLWLRAGAVGIGFVAFLIAGQRVIVCVVVSLVCLVSGLLIV, encoded by the coding sequence ATGACTGAGAGTTGGTGGTGGGTGTTTCTCGTCATTGCCGTTGCTGGATGGCTGGCCACGGACATTTGGCGCTGGCTTGGCGTTATCGTCGGAAACCGGCTCGATGAGGATTCCGAGGGCCTGCAATGGGTACGCGCCGTTGCAACCGCGTTGGTGATGGCGGTGACCGCAAAACTGGTTGTCTTTCCCACCGGCACAATTGCCGATGCCCCGCTTTGGCTCCGGGCAGGGGCGGTGGGAATTGGCTTTGTTGCCTTTTTGATAGCAGGCCAGCGGGTTATCGTCTGTGTGGTCGTATCGCTGGTGTGCCTTGTCAGTGGATTGTTGATCGTCTGA
- a CDS encoding DUF3126 family protein: MKADEIKKLDAYFKRVFNPSMSVKARPRKDDSAEVYAGDEFLGVVYVDDEDDDRSYNFSMAILDVDL, from the coding sequence GTGAAAGCTGACGAAATCAAGAAACTCGACGCCTACTTCAAGCGCGTCTTCAATCCCTCGATGTCGGTCAAGGCTCGTCCGCGCAAAGATGACTCCGCTGAAGTTTACGCAGGCGACGAGTTCCTGGGCGTGGTTTACGTCGATGACGAAGACGATGACCGTTCGTATAATTTCTCTATGGCGATCCTCGACGTGGATTTGTGA
- the clpS gene encoding ATP-dependent Clp protease adapter ClpS, whose protein sequence is MIAKPILMQDDGNEDGNRANRGTSVITRTQPKTKRPNLYRVLLLNDDYTPMDFVIHILERFFQKDREAATRIMLHVHNHGVGECGVFTYEVAETKVSQVMDFARQHQHPLQCVMEKK, encoded by the coding sequence ATGATCGCAAAGCCGATCTTGATGCAGGACGATGGAAACGAAGACGGTAATCGGGCCAATCGCGGCACGTCTGTTATCACGCGTACCCAACCCAAAACGAAGCGTCCCAATCTGTACCGCGTTCTATTGCTGAATGACGATTACACGCCAATGGATTTCGTCATTCACATTCTGGAGCGATTTTTCCAGAAGGACCGTGAAGCGGCCACTCGCATCATGCTGCACGTTCACAATCACGGTGTGGGCGAATGTGGTGTCTTTACATATGAGGTTGCTGAGACGAAGGTAAGCCAAGTCATGGATTTTGCCCGCCAGCACCAGCACCCGCTGCAATGTGTCATGGAAAAGAAATGA
- a CDS encoding cell envelope integrity EipB family protein: MNRYGLAGVFYASTLLFAPGAAHAGVETALSLVPHRAVYDLKLKDLSDRSGIEGMFGRMVYEFTGSACSGFTTNFRFVTKIDTGEEQRVTDQQTTTFENIKARQFRFDTKSFTDEKLDKQVTGEATDAKTNLAISLAKPDKRDVTLTPSQFPTEHMLEVIDHAKQGKRFFEARVFDGSEDGDKSLLTSTVVGAQQQPKSDDEEAQLAGEFAKTPYWPVTIAYYNEDAQSDSTPVYRMSFKLYDNGITRDLTMDYGDFVLSGTLSKLEVLGKPAQEKCN; this comes from the coding sequence ATGAACCGTTACGGCCTCGCTGGTGTTTTTTACGCCTCGACCCTGCTCTTTGCTCCCGGGGCAGCTCACGCTGGCGTCGAAACCGCACTTTCGCTCGTTCCCCATCGCGCAGTTTATGATTTGAAGTTGAAAGACCTGTCCGATCGATCCGGTATTGAAGGCATGTTCGGCCGCATGGTCTACGAGTTCACGGGGTCTGCCTGCAGCGGGTTCACGACCAATTTCCGCTTTGTCACCAAGATCGATACGGGCGAGGAACAGCGCGTCACCGACCAGCAGACGACAACCTTCGAGAATATCAAGGCACGTCAATTTCGCTTTGACACCAAGTCCTTCACGGATGAAAAGCTTGACAAGCAGGTGACCGGGGAGGCGACTGACGCAAAAACCAATCTTGCGATCTCACTTGCCAAGCCGGACAAGCGGGATGTGACGCTGACACCTTCCCAGTTCCCGACGGAGCATATGCTGGAGGTCATCGATCACGCCAAGCAGGGCAAGCGCTTTTTCGAGGCGCGTGTTTTTGACGGCTCAGAAGACGGAGACAAGAGTCTGCTGACATCCACGGTTGTCGGCGCGCAGCAGCAGCCGAAGTCCGATGATGAAGAGGCGCAGCTTGCTGGTGAATTCGCCAAGACACCGTACTGGCCAGTCACGATTGCCTATTACAACGAGGACGCCCAATCCGATTCTACGCCCGTCTACCGCATGTCGTTCAAGCTTTATGACAACGGCATCACGCGCGACCTTACCATGGACTATGGCGACTTCGTCCTTTCCGGCACGCTGTCAAAACTTGAGGTTCTGGGGAAGCCGGCGCAGGAAAAATGTAACTGA
- a CDS encoding GNAT family N-acetyltransferase has protein sequence MTEEITIRVERSFKNIASEQWSHLTGARRGGGSPYNPFLSHAYLSSLEASGSATAKTGWQGHHLLLEDEAGMLIGSVPAYLKSHSQGEYVFDHSWADAFERAGGRYYPKLQCSIPFTPATGPRLLARDGSSADDVRSSLAQGVAAAALQTGLSSAHVTFLSERELPFLEQARFLHRTDQQFHFINRGYSNHDEFLNELSSSKRKNLRKERRAAVENGITIEWLTGSDLTEDIWDQFFAFYMDTGSRKWGRPYLTRQFYSLIGERMPEDILLVMAKRNGRYIAGAINFIGEDALYGRHWGCIEDQPFLHFEVCYHQAIDFALAKGLQRVEAGAQGEHKLARGYLPVTTHSCHFIAHAGLRRAIDDYLERERREVQYAGEYLSEHSPFRKGDLSETNRINIGKTDIDDV, from the coding sequence ATGACTGAAGAAATCACCATCCGCGTCGAACGATCTTTCAAGAACATCGCCAGTGAGCAGTGGTCGCATTTGACGGGCGCTCGACGCGGAGGTGGTTCACCTTACAATCCGTTCCTGTCTCACGCTTATCTCTCTTCCCTGGAAGCGTCTGGTTCGGCCACGGCCAAGACTGGCTGGCAGGGCCACCATCTGCTTCTGGAAGACGAGGCGGGAATGCTGATAGGCTCCGTTCCGGCCTATCTGAAAAGCCACAGTCAGGGCGAATATGTCTTCGACCATAGTTGGGCAGACGCGTTCGAGCGCGCCGGTGGTCGCTACTATCCCAAGCTCCAGTGTTCCATACCCTTCACCCCGGCCACCGGACCTCGCCTGTTGGCTCGCGACGGATCGTCAGCAGATGATGTGCGATCCTCACTTGCTCAGGGCGTCGCCGCTGCGGCTTTGCAAACGGGGCTTTCTTCCGCCCATGTCACGTTTCTCAGTGAGCGAGAGTTGCCGTTCCTGGAGCAGGCTCGTTTTCTGCACCGGACCGATCAACAGTTCCACTTCATCAACCGTGGCTATTCAAATCACGATGAATTCCTGAATGAGCTCTCGTCATCGAAGCGGAAGAACCTGCGCAAGGAACGCCGCGCTGCCGTGGAAAATGGCATCACCATCGAATGGTTGACGGGCTCGGATCTGACCGAAGATATTTGGGATCAGTTCTTCGCCTTTTACATGGATACCGGCAGCCGGAAATGGGGTCGGCCTTACCTCACGCGGCAGTTCTATTCGCTGATCGGCGAGCGGATGCCGGAAGACATCCTGCTCGTCATGGCAAAACGAAATGGCCGCTATATCGCAGGTGCCATCAACTTTATTGGCGAAGACGCGCTGTACGGTCGTCACTGGGGCTGCATCGAGGATCAACCATTTCTGCATTTCGAAGTCTGCTATCACCAGGCAATCGATTTCGCCCTTGCCAAGGGTTTGCAGCGGGTCGAGGCTGGTGCACAGGGAGAACACAAGCTCGCCCGCGGTTACCTGCCGGTGACCACACATTCCTGCCACTTCATCGCCCATGCGGGTCTTAGACGCGCAATCGACGATTACCTTGAAAGGGAGCGGCGCGAAGTGCAGTACGCTGGCGAATATCTCAGTGAACACAGCCCTTTCAGAAAGGGCGACCTATCTGAAACCAACCGCATAAATATCGGGAAGACAGACATAGATGACGTATGA
- a CDS encoding STY0301 family protein — protein MNKPVIVLAFIPVFAASLAHASDAACPVRASDPLISIELFDGPVADNVVLAPDQSSGNATKGKAIWQVSSVYKEGRMLNLACRYRSSEKPLMIEIKQKVATCTQQLDTKMGGTFTCK, from the coding sequence ATGAACAAACCTGTAATTGTTCTGGCTTTTATACCTGTATTTGCAGCCTCGCTTGCCCATGCGTCGGATGCAGCATGTCCTGTTCGTGCATCGGATCCGCTGATTTCCATAGAGCTGTTCGATGGTCCGGTGGCAGATAACGTGGTGCTCGCGCCAGACCAGTCATCAGGAAATGCGACCAAGGGGAAAGCGATCTGGCAAGTGAGTTCCGTCTACAAGGAGGGCCGAATGCTCAACTTAGCGTGCCGCTATCGATCATCAGAAAAACCTCTGATGATCGAAATCAAGCAGAAGGTAGCGACCTGCACCCAGCAACTCGACACGAAGATGGGTGGCACCTTTACCTGCAAGTAA
- a CDS encoding HIT family protein — protein sequence MTYDPDNIFSKIIAGTIPSHKVYEDEDTLAFMDVMPQAPGHLLVIPKSGSRNLLDADPVTLSKLMPVVQKLAVAAKDAFDADGVFIAQFNEPAAGQTVFHLHFHVIPRHEGQPLKPHSGKMEDQAILADHAARIRAELTN from the coding sequence ATGACGTATGATCCAGACAACATATTCAGCAAGATCATTGCCGGAACGATCCCCTCTCACAAGGTTTATGAGGACGAGGACACGCTGGCTTTCATGGACGTCATGCCGCAGGCTCCCGGACATCTGTTAGTGATACCCAAATCGGGGTCCCGCAACCTGCTGGACGCAGATCCGGTAACGCTTTCCAAACTGATGCCGGTTGTTCAGAAGCTTGCCGTTGCTGCGAAAGACGCGTTTGATGCAGACGGCGTGTTTATCGCGCAATTCAATGAGCCAGCCGCTGGACAAACGGTCTTCCACCTGCACTTTCACGTCATTCCCCGGCATGAAGGGCAACCTTTGAAGCCACATTCGGGCAAGATGGAAGACCAGGCAATTCTGGCAGACCACGCTGCCCGGATCCGCGCTGAACTGACCAACTGA